The Prunus dulcis chromosome 5, ALMONDv2, whole genome shotgun sequence genomic sequence atagccgtgcggcggTACTcgtttttcctttattttaaaaaaaaaaaaaaagctttacTAGGCTTTACTCTTTTGACATGTGGCACCTAGGGGCTGGGAGCGTCGTTGTTTTAAGATATACGTAGTATATCCACACagctgtactcttttttcgTGGAGTATAGTGGAGCTAATCGCATTTCCGAGAAAGAAAAGATCAAAAGGtgtgctttttcttttaaaaaatgggaaaaagaTGTCTTTGGGAGTGTTAGGACCCAATTAAAGGAGTGCAAAGAAGAGCTGGAATTACTGCAATGTATTAATCCTTCGAAACAACAAAGTTAGAGGAAGGAGTTTCTTGAAAGGAAGATTGATGATCTGCTGGAAAAACAAGAAGTTATGTGGCAGCAGCGGTCAAGGGTGGGGTGGCTGACAGAATGGGATAAAAATACGAGTTATGTCCATGAAAATGCAAAGGAGAGGACAAAGACTAATTTCATAGCAGGGGTGTATAATTCAAAGGGGAAATGGTGTACGGATAGGAGACTGGTAACCAAAATTTTTTGTAGTTATTTTCAGTCTCTCTTTGCAAAAACTTGAGGCAATAATATGGAGGTGATCACTGACAAGGTTAGTCCAAAAGTGCCTGATCAAATGAATGAGGTTGATTTTGCTTTGAAGCAAATGCCTCCTTCAAAGGCTCCTGGAATTGATGGAATGTCagctgttttttttcttcttttttttttttttttttttccagaaatttTGGCACATTCTTGGGGATGAAGTTGTTGAGGTATGTCTAAAAATTCTTAATGGTCAAGAAAGTGTGAGAAGCCTGAACAAGACTTTGATAGCTCTCATCCCTAAAGTTGAAAACCGGAATTTGTGACTCAGTACAGGCCAATATCTCTTTGCAATgtgatttataaaattatttctaaGGCCATAGCTAACATATTAAAGTTTGTGCTCCCAATGATTATATCTGAAACTCAGAGTGTTTTTGTTCCAAAGAGGCAAATTTCAAATAACATCATTCTAGCTTTTGAAACAATCCATGCCATGAAATGTAGAAGGGGGAAAAAAGTTCCAAGGTTTGCTTTGAAGCTAGACATGGCAAAAACATACGATAGAGCTGAGTGGAATTTCATTTGTAAAATGATGGAGAAATTGGGTTTCCATGATGAGCTTGTTAAGCTGGTATTTGAGTGTATATCTACTGTTTCATATTCTTTGATAAAGCATGGAGCTGTTGAAGATAATATTATCCCACAAAGGGGGATTATACAAGGAGATCCCTTATCTCCCTATCTTTTCCTCATTTGTGCAAAGGGTTTCTCTACGCTTCTTAAACATGCAGAGCTTTCTGGTGACATAAAAGGGATTGAAGTTGCAAGGAGGGCCCCTTCAATATctcatttgttttttgcaGATGACAGCGTACTCTTTCTTGAAGCAACACGACATGCATGTAGAACCCTAAAGAGGGTGTTTGAGATTTATGAGATGGCAGCAGGGCAAAAAATAGATTTGGCTAAGTCTGCGATTGCTTTCAGTCCAAACACTCATGTGCAATTAAGGAATGAGGTGAGTAGCATTTTAGCGATCCCAATTGTTGAGTTTCATGAGAAATATTTGGGATTGCCAACTGTGATTGGTAGGAAAAAGAAGGAGTGTTTTAACggaataaaagaaagattgAGAAAGAAGTTTAATATATGGAAAGAGAAATTACTTTCAAAAGCAGGAAAGGCTCTCCTTATCAAAGCGGTGGCTCAGAGCATTCTTGATTATGCTATGGGAGTCTTTAAACTTCCTATAACATTATGCGCAGACTTAAACTCAATGATTTCTAAATTCTTGTGGGAGAACTCAGAGTGTAGCAAAGGTATTAGTTGGGCAAAGTGGgtgcatttttgttttgcaaagGATGAAGGTGGAATAGGGTTTAGAGATCTGGAGTCTTTCAACAAAGCACTTGTGGCTAAGCAATGTTGGAGACTTCTTACCAATGAACAGACCATGATTCATAAGGTGTTAAAAGCTCAATACTTTccaaattgtaattttttggCAGCTGCTAAAGGAAGAGCTTCTTCATATATTTGGAGGTCTTTGATTTGGGTTGTGAGTTGCTCTTGAGTGGGTTAAGGAAGAGGATTGGAGATGGACAAGAAACACTAGTCTATGGTGATGCTTGGATTCCTAGACCTAACTTTTTCCGCCCTATTTCCTCTCAAGTGTTGGATCAAGAAACTAAagtaagtgattttatttttcctattgGGAATTGGAATGTTGATTTACTAAATTTGTGTTTTCATGAGGAAGATGTTAAGGCTATTACATCTATCCCTTTGAGTGTTAATTATCACAAAGATGGATGGATTTGGCATTATACTACTAATTGAATTTATTATGTGAAAAGTGGATATAGGCTGGAGatgtcaaagaaaaaggaatgcAGTGGGGCTGTTGGATCCTCTTCGGAACCAAGAATACGAAGTGCTTTCTGGAGAAAAGTTTGGTCCCAAGAGGTACTACAAAAACTCTTATATTTTAATTGGAGAGCTATTAAAAATTATCTTCCTTGTAGATCTAATCtgctgaaaaggaaaataatttcTGATGACTCTTGCCCTATTTGTAATGTGAATTCTGAGAGTGTAATTCATGCTTTGTGGAGTTGTCCTAATGCCCAAAAAGTTTGGAAAAGAGTGATGTTCAGGAAGGTTTTCATAGGGCTACACTTTTACAACTACGGGGATTTGTTTGAAATTGCCACTATGTATCTTTCAAAGTATGAAATGcgtttgtttttatatatatgctgGAATTTATGgcaaaacataaataaagttGTTATTGAAGGTCGTTCTTATGCACAAAATGTGATTTTCAACAAAGCTCATTACTTGGCTAATTAATATGGAAGTCTTGTGACAGGGGAACCTAAATTAATTGTAGAGAAACAAACCAAATGGTCTCCTCCTCCGGTTGGTAAATATAAACTAAATGTTGATGCTGCTTTTATTCCCGAAACAGGTGTGGGTGGAATTGGTGCTGTTGTTAGAAATAGGGGTGTAAGTTGGATTGGAAAATCCGATTCCGACCGATTCTGgtccaaaattttccaaaaaaatccgACTCCGATAAATCCGATATCCGAAAATCAGAATCCGATATTTCCGATAAATGACGAAAATTCCGCAATTCCAATCCGAAAATATTCCGAAGTTCTCCGATCCCATTCCGATTcgatttttccaattttttccGGAAAATTCCGAGTTTCTAATTTtaattgcattatttttaGTGTAGAggttttatatatgtttcatTTCCCTTATTTGTTATCTTTTTGTACCCACCACATacaaatattcatatatacTATCATAGGGGCTCTCtctcccaaaaaaatattaaacataataatttataactttaagattatatatttttgacaAATGTgcctgtttcttttttgttggagCAAATGTGCTTGTTTGAATATAACAAAAATGATATGTGTGATTGTTATATCCAAACCTACTACATATGTGGTAAACTATTCCATCTATGTAcgtattttaaattttaaactaTCTTcatttaaacttttaattataaaattattttatacaaaacaccacatataagataaacatattGGAGCTTGACAATTATAGTGTTCCAATTGTCTAGAGCAAGACTAACATATTGAATGCAAGTTTATCACTCTTTATACACATAACATGTAACTATTTTGATTAAGAATGAACAAATAGTATAGATTGTTGTATATACATACAGAGAGCTTTAGGATTCGAGAATGCGTCTGATAGGTTAAttggaaaacaattttataaaacgaaaacaatgaaaatgtgATAGTACAATTTGAGAATAAGGGAAATAGAAATGCTGCATCATGTATCAATATATATGAACTACTTTTTTTTCATCCAAATTTATATTAACTACTTTTTAAAGACATTTGTGTTCATGTCTCATATAGAAAAAAGGaatgtaatttaaaaaaaaaaaaaaaaaaaaaatttatccggtaaataaaatatagtttaaaaatataataatattctAAATCTTTAAAAACACCTAAAATTATCTTAAACGAAAAACCCATAGGgtcagaaacaaaaacaaaaaaaacccatctgGCACAACTCCACCTCCCCATGCCATTCTctttaactctctctctctctctctctctctctctctcccccaaaCGCACCCATCTGCACCTCCACTCTCTTTTTTCCCCAGTTCTATTTCTCCcccttcttctcttcttttttctccagGAAAGCCTCTTAATTGGTATCAAAATTCTTCACTGTGGATAGTTAATTGGGAACAATTTTTTGTACTATAATTTTACaatttgaaagaaattgaaacatcAATTGAATTCACTAATACAAGTTTGAGGGCACATGATTACTGTAACAATTAGGTCAATGCTgacaagaggaagaagatggcaTTCTTGGGTTTCTTGATAAGTTGGGTCTGAGGAGATGGgactttcaagtttcaacgCTAGTGTTGTCTTGAGTTTTGATGGAGACAGACTGCAGGGTTGGAGtgcaaacccagaaaaataaaaaagcaagaGAAGAAACAGTAGAGATAAAGAATTGAagaatgatttcttttttggttcgagaagtgtttattttgttttacaaaCAGGATCAGTACATATTGTTCCATATCTGAAGAGGTTaagtaagaaagaaaatgaaggttGGCATTCATGGATTAGACATGACacagaagagagaagagaagtgATGGGGAGTAACTAAGTAGAATCAAGAAAAGAGTGGAGAGAGAAGTTGCAGTTCTATTTTTGCTTGGAGTCGCACATCGACTGCAAGAAGAAACTTCAAGTGTTTCAACCTTTGTAAATATCTTCACCCTCAGCCATTTTACGTATAGACCTAAAGCTCAACATCTTTAGGCCTGTCAAGTTATAGTTCAGTGGAGCTAGTTATGAAACTCCTGAGTTGGGCATTCTTAATAAAAGTTTAGTTGAGATTTTTACTAATGTTAAATTAGGCATTTAAATCtcttaatatttctttttgtcaagGAAGAATACAACATTTTGAAATCGGAAAGTTTCGAAAATTCCAGAATTTTTCGGAATCAGAATCGAAAGTCTATATTGAATTATATTGAATTCCAAAAGGTTTTGGATTGGAATTGGAATCTCTATTTTCGATCTGATCTGGCCGAATTCCCCTAGTTAGAAATGACAAAGGGGAAGTGATGGCGGCTATGGCCCTTCGTCTTGCCACTGCCACCTCATCTAAACATGCAGAGATCATAGCGCTTCATTTCGGGATGAAATTTACTCGGGATGTTGGTTTTTCTTCTATTCTAATTGATTTTAATTCTCAAGGGGTGGTAAATGATGTAAAGAAAGATGAGGAAGAGTCGTGGGCATCAGATGGGCATCTTATTGATTATATTAAGAGGAGTCTGCAACACTTTGAAGAAGTTACTATCTCTTTTAGTCCAGGAGGGTGTAACCAAGCAGCTCATTTTCTATCCAGACATGCTCTTAATTGTAATACTATAGTAACTTGGATTGAAGAGGTTCCCTTATGGCTGAAATCAATTGTAAAAAATGACATTGTTGCATTCTCTTAATTGTTATGAATGAGAACGAGTTcttcttttggaaaaaaaaataataataaaaaagaaaaaagaagttctAATCGTACACATGCAAATCAGAGCAAATTTacccctttttttgttttttttttccttgaaatgctgaattccaatttttttattttttattttattttttttatgtttatgaaGCTGTATACCGGGAGTAAGCAGTGACCAAACCAACCATAGGACGACATGAACGACGATCAAAGTCTCAGACAGGATCTGGACCCCCAAAGCGACCACAGCTCCGACTACCTCCCTCACCACCCCCACCATCCCTCCCACCCTCTCCAACCCCAACAACAACCTCAGCCTCAGCCCCGCCGACCTCGTGGCTTCGCCGCCACAGCTGCCGGGTCCGTGGGCCCCACCAGTCCCTCCACCCCCACCACTAATAAGGGcaagagggagagggagagggagaaggAGCGCACGAAGCTTCGAGAACGGCTCCGTCGATCCATCACGAGCCGGATGCTCGCCGGCCTCCGTCAGTACGGCAACTTTCCGCTGCCTGCGCGTGCAGATATGAACGATGTCCTCGCAGCCCTCGCACGTGAGGCCGGCTGGGTTGTCGAGGCCGACGGCACCACTTACCGCCAATCTCCCCCTCCCTCCCAAATTGTCTGTACATTTCTAGTTTCTAATTTCTCATTGttcttctttctgtttttaactttatttaaaggaataataaaaattattgttgttatttgaaatTGGTGACAGGCAATGGGCATGAGGTCGGTAGAGAGTCCAGTTTCATCAGGTGTTAGAGCAACAAAATCACTGGAGTGTCATCCTCCTCACAACCCATCATCAGTTGTGAGAATTGATGAGAGCTTGTCACCAGCATCTCTTGATTCTGTTGTGATTGCAGAGAGAGACACCACCAAGAATGAGAAATTTTCAAGTGGTGGAAGCCCCATCAACTCTGTTGAGGCTGATCAGCTCATGCAAGACCTTCCCATCAGACCTGGTAACCATGGCATTGGCACCACTGCTTTTTCTACACCCAATCCCTATGTTCCTCTCTATGTAACACTTGCAGTAAGTAAATTCttcatcttttatttatttatttttttctgcgCTTTCTGACTGCTGATTGTCAAATTCTAAGACGAacaatgtttattttgttttcagatATTTGTAAATCTAGGTTTTTTAAGTGATACAATTCTTGGGGCTTGTTTGGCAGACTGGGTTCATCAACAATTACTGCCAGCTGGTTGATCCTGAAGGCTTAAGACAGGAGCTAACTCATATGCAATCTTTAAGTGTAGACGGTGTTGTCGTGGATTGTTGGTGGGGTATTGTTGAAGGATGGAGCCCCCAGAAATATGTTTGGTCTGGTTATAGAGGTCTTTTTAACATTCTCCGGGAGTTCAAGTTCAAATTGCAGGTACTTCTCTCTGATTCATTGATAAAGCTTAGGGAAGcgtaaattattttgaatagctgaaccatcaaaattaagcttaataaaatttggatttaaaaGGTTTCCATTTAATATCACAAGGCTTAGTATCAGCAAACAATTTGAGTGATGCATATGATTAGTCAAACACATGTTGAACTTGTCTAAGACTTATCCGAACACATGTATGTCTAAACTGTTCTTAAATTTTCATGGATAATGAACCAAAATTATTGATATCTTCTCCAACAGGCACACAAAGGAGAACACATGAATTTAACAAGTAGGCATAATTGGAAATTTACatcagttctctctctctctctctctctcacgcgcacacacacacacacacacacacacacacacacacacatctttttctgttctttttcccctcaaattgataaaattataTTCAATGTATCAGAGCctctaattttccttttcttttgtttactGAGCGCACAAGGAAACTTGCTGGGAATTTTAAATTCCTTAGTTTCCGTTCTGTGTTAATTTAAGGCCAAGATAATGTTGTTTCAGAGAAAGTTTAAGCATGTCACATAGAAATGGAGCTATCCAGATTCTTAATGTATTGGATGGTCAAAAAAGCAgtgcaatttaattttttttcttcaaataggACGAACCAAATTAGATGACAGTTGGGTTTATGAAACTTTTGTCTCTTGGaggtgctttttttttttcttttgtcatgtGGTAATGTTGGTCTATGTTTTCCCAAAAATGTTGTGAAGTTTTTAACTATTATATCATCTTAATCTATCAGGATTTTGGTCCTTGATTAAGGAATATAAATGTAAGTTTCAGTTTGTGGCAAGTCCTTTATAGAGCCAAACTTATGGGAGGCTCTGTCAAGCTCATTTGTGTATGAAGCATATAATTCTTGTAGGTGATTATGAGCTTGTATACTGTCTAAGTTGTGGgccagaaattttttatatctGTTATTCATGCTGTAAAATAGCTACACCTATGAAGACATTTCTATTTTCAGAATACTTTCAAGTTTTCTTGCACTAGATTGAGTGCTTGAAAATGCATCACTGCTTAGACCTTTCACTCTTCCACTGCAATCTCCTATGGTTTCAAACAAAATAATGTATTTTGTtaagatgcattcttgctacTTCCTAATCTTGTAACCCAAGGAAGTTTTAATTTGAATAGGTTCTTATTCTATATTGGAGAATCTTGCACGCTGTTGATGAATGGTTTCTGAAATCATTTTGCTGAAGGTTGTAAtggcatttcatgaatatggAAGAAGTGAGTCCGGTGAAGCCCTGATCCCTCTACCACAGTGGATCTTAGAGATTGGTAAGGAAAACCAGGACATATTCTTTACAGATCGAGAAGGAAGGAGGAACACTGAATGTCTATCTTGGGGCATTGATAAAGAAAGAGTTTTACATGGAAGAACTGGTGTCGAGGTATGAAAATATCTGAATGATGTTGAGGCATTCTGTCTTTTATGCTTGGACCATGAGATTATTGCGtccatgttttgttttgttttactgTTTCATTTATGCTGTCCTCCATTATATGCCCCTATGCCatttcattgtttatatgGTTAATTGTTaactcctttttttgtttattttctgttgGGCCTACTTTTGTCAGTTGAAACTTATTTACTTATTGTTTCTgttgttctttgctttcttCATGCAGgtctattttgattttatgagAAGTTTTCGCACTGAATTTGACGACTTGTTTGCTGAGGGTCTTATTTCTGCTGTGGAGATTGGGCTTGGATCATCTGGGGAGCTTAAGTATCCTTCCTTTTCAGGAAGGATGGGATGGAGGTATCCTGGTGTCGGTGAGTTTCAGGTATCTATTAAAGCTAAACCTTaatatttgttgaaattatTGTGTATCCACTTAGAGTCTCTTCGTCCGTGTATTCTGCAGTTTAAATTAGACAAGAAAAGGCTTTCTATTTCCTCACAGGTCTTGATTCACTATTTTATTTCACCTCAGTTTGGAAGTATTCCCTCTTTTCCTTCCATCTTTCCCTCTTTAAATATGATATAATGGCAAAGATGGAGAAAGTATTGTTTCCTTCATGTTGCTTCAACTTTGTGGCATTTATTTACTGCATTTCGTTGGTTCCTGAGAAAGTATTGTTTCCTTCATGttgcttcaaattttagaCTCTGCATTGcaattgttttgaaatttattaatCACTTGTTTGCAGTATTGTTTCCTTCATGttgcttcaaattttagaCTGTGCATTGcaattgttttgaaatttattaatCACTTGTTTGCAGTGTTATGATAGATATTTACAACAAAGTCTGCGGCGAGCGGCTAAATTGCGTGGGCACTCATTCTGGGCCAGGGGACCTGATAATGCTGGTGAATACAATTCTCGGCCGCATGAAACTGGCTTCTTTTGTGAGCGCGGTGATTATGATAGTTATTACGGGCGCTTTTTCCTTCATTGGTATGCACAGTCACTAATTGACCATGCGGATAATGTACTGTCTCTTGCAAGCCTTGCCTTTGATGAAACCAAAATAATTGTCAAGGTGTGTATCTGGCCCTTTTTTCCCCACTGACTAGCTATGATTCACTAACTATGCGTTTGGATGGAAGGAGTGGAAGGGTAGGTGGGACCATAGGTTCCCTTGTTTTAGTCAAAAGGGTGGTGTGCATTGGTTATAAAGGTGTATATTGTTTTAGTCGTTCATAATTTGAAATCCCTACTTCACCAATCAACTTATGAGAGAAAATGAAGGATGTACCACTCTCCCTTATATCAGTTTAACTTAAAAACTCCCAAACATACTGTAAGTGACACCATCAATGCCCCTAATAAAATCCGTAATTTGGTTCTTGTACTCATGGATGATGAATctgtcttcctcttcctttacGCATGCTTCTGACCAGTATAGGACACCGATACAAAGGCAACGAAGAGTGGCCTGCATACGACCTGGAATTTTATGTTTGAACCAGATTTTGGGATGTTGAGAGAAGTTGGTGTTATACTGTTTCATGATGATGATTCATCAACTTCAGTTTCCTTACAAGCACGCACATGTTGGTGTACTTGAACATCTTTCATCGTGGCTCATGACTCCTAAAACTATACAACTCTGCCTGTCTAGATGATGTTAGGCATTTAGAATTCCGTTTATGCATGAATTGGTGATGATTTCTTATGATATTCCTTTAGCCTCAAAATCCAGCATAAAAGTAGTATACAGATTAGTTATGTTCAGTCTAGTCGGACCAACCTAGAAATGGCATATAGGTACGTTACATTGAGAAATCCCAACATCAAGCCTAGAAATAGTATAATGATTTGTTATACTTAAACTGTCTGATATTCATTGACATTGCTATAGTGGTGTGTGCCTAGAACTGAACCAAGGGGATGCATGGTCGTGATGTTCTTAAAGTCCTATCATGGAATTGTTAcataatgaaaaaataattaaaagatgcAAATGTGCAGGTTCCTGCAGTCTATTGGTGGTATAAGACTTCCAGCCATGCAGCCGAGCTAACTTCTGGGTACTATAACCCAACAAACCAGGATGGGTACTCTCCAGTTTTTGAAGTTCTGAAGAAACATTCAGTGACAGTGAAGTTTGTTTGCTCAGGACTGCATATATCAAGTCAGGATAATGATGAAGCACTGGCTGATCCAGAAGGTTTGAGTTGGCAGGTGATGGCCCTTGCTCATGCCCCTTCTCATTGAGCTCTGTAGCTGTTTATAGTGTCAGTATTGCTAGTGGCTTTGGTCAATGCTGAGTGAACCCTAGAATTCCCTGATGTTTGAAAGGCAACAACTCAGTATGAATTGTTGAACTAGGCagttttaaatataatttaaaaagtatgcTTAATGACGTGGATATGTTTATCTGTATTCAATTTGAGTGATGCTAGCTTCTCATTTGTTCCTGCAGGTTTTAAATTTAG encodes the following:
- the LOC117628848 gene encoding beta-amylase 8, with the translated sequence MNDDQSLRQDLDPQSDHSSDYLPHHPHHPSHPLQPQQQPQPQPRRPRGFAATAAGSVGPTSPSTPTTNKGKREREREKERTKLRERLRRSITSRMLAGLRQYGNFPLPARADMNDVLAALAREAGWVVEADGTTYRQSPPPSQIAMGMRSVESPVSSGVRATKSLECHPPHNPSSVVRIDESLSPASLDSVVIAERDTTKNEKFSSGGSPINSVEADQLMQDLPIRPGNHGIGTTAFSTPNPYVPLYVTLATGFINNYCQLVDPEGLRQELTHMQSLSVDGVVVDCWWGIVEGWSPQKYVWSGYRGLFNILREFKFKLQVVMAFHEYGRSESGEALIPLPQWILEIGKENQDIFFTDREGRRNTECLSWGIDKERVLHGRTGVEVYFDFMRSFRTEFDDLFAEGLISAVEIGLGSSGELKYPSFSGRMGWRYPGVGEFQCYDRYLQQSLRRAAKLRGHSFWARGPDNAGEYNSRPHETGFFCERGDYDSYYGRFFLHWYAQSLIDHADNVLSLASLAFDETKIIVKVPAVYWWYKTSSHAAELTSGYYNPTNQDGYSPVFEVLKKHSVTVKFVCSGLHISSQDNDEALADPEGLSWQVLNLAWDQGLLVAGENALSCYDREGCMRIVEMVKPRNDPDHRHFSFFVYQQPAPLVQGAICFSELDFFIKCMHGEIAGDLVSC